Proteins found in one Candidatus Dadabacteria bacterium genomic segment:
- the nuoH gene encoding NADH-quinone oxidoreductase subunit NuoH, protein MSADSRLFELALAAVKSVVLIAAVLPAVAYLTYAERRVSALIQDRLGPNRVGPMGLLQPLADGVKFLFKEDTVPAGANKVIYSVAPAFSFVTAIAALAVVPVGRGFETDLMGLLSSPVFITFQVADLDAGALYVFAVSSLSVYGVILGGWASNSKYSLIGGIRGISQMISYELALALSVIGVFALVGSLRLTDIIEYQSRVWLLFPQFIGFVVFLIASFAETNRLPFDVPEAETEIVGGYHTEYSGMKFAMFFLAEYTHMIVASCLITALYLGGWHPLPFIGWGGIDIDTHWYLPPLVFLGKVAAMLFFFMWIRWTLPRFRSDQVMKFGWKVLLPLAVANTAATAVFAAF, encoded by the coding sequence ATGTCAGCGGACAGCCGTCTGTTTGAACTGGCGCTTGCCGCGGTCAAGTCCGTGGTTCTGATTGCCGCCGTGCTGCCCGCCGTCGCCTACCTGACTTATGCGGAAAGGCGCGTCAGCGCGCTGATTCAAGACCGCCTCGGCCCCAACAGGGTGGGGCCCATGGGATTGCTCCAGCCGCTTGCGGACGGGGTTAAGTTTCTGTTCAAGGAAGACACCGTCCCCGCAGGGGCAAACAAGGTTATTTATTCGGTCGCCCCCGCGTTTTCGTTTGTTACCGCAATCGCGGCGCTCGCCGTTGTTCCCGTGGGGAGGGGTTTTGAGACCGACCTGATGGGTCTTTTGTCCTCCCCCGTGTTTATAACCTTTCAGGTTGCCGACCTTGACGCGGGCGCGCTCTATGTTTTTGCCGTGAGTTCGCTCAGTGTTTACGGCGTTATCCTCGGCGGATGGGCTTCAAACAGCAAATACTCGCTCATCGGCGGCATCAGGGGAATATCTCAGATGATAAGTTACGAACTCGCGCTGGCGCTTTCAGTCATCGGGGTTTTTGCGCTTGTCGGCTCGCTCAGGCTGACGGACATAATTGAGTATCAGAGCAGGGTCTGGCTGCTGTTTCCGCAGTTCATCGGTTTTGTGGTTTTCCTCATCGCGTCTTTTGCCGAAACCAACCGCCTTCCGTTTGATGTTCCCGAAGCCGAGACGGAGATAGTGGGCGGCTACCACACGGAATACAGCGGGATGAAATTTGCAATGTTCTTCCTCGCCGAATACACGCACATGATAGTGGCGTCGTGTCTTATAACGGCTCTGTATCTCGGCGGCTGGCATCCGCTGCCGTTTATCGGCTGGGGCGGGATTGACATAGACACGCATTGGTATCTGCCGCCGCTGGTGTTTCTCGGAAAGGTGGCGGCGATGCTGTTTTTCTTCATGTGGATCAGGTGGACGCTGCCGCGTTTCCGCTCGGATCAGGTGATGAAATTCGGTTGGAAGGTTCTGCTGCCGCTTGCGGTCGCCAACACGGCGGCAACGGCGGTTTTTGCGGCTTTTTGA
- a CDS encoding 2-dehydropantoate 2-reductase has translation MSRIAVIGAGAVGLYYGARLAQAGNEVHFLARRDYGALSSGGLTVESKDGGFRLGKPLVHRNSADIGVVDWVVCALKATAASAARDLVLPVADGRTRLLVLMNGIGLEERFSEWFDPERIFTGIAFTCINRGEPGTVRHLDYGAVTVAHFLNSAGRIKEALSLWDGAKVEVKAAENFLLTRWIKQCWNVPFNGLGVVCGGATTQTILASPALRAEVGSIQREVAEIANADLRAAGSPDRIDADRTVREMMEFTERMEDYRSSTILDFLSGAPMEIDAIFSETARRAEKHGIAAPRATLLAAVLEAIDASRRSAS, from the coding sequence TTGAGCAGGATAGCCGTAATCGGGGCGGGGGCTGTCGGTCTTTACTACGGCGCGCGGCTGGCGCAGGCCGGAAACGAGGTTCATTTTCTTGCCCGCAGAGACTACGGCGCCCTGTCTTCGGGCGGGCTGACGGTTGAGAGCAAAGACGGCGGTTTCAGGCTCGGCAAGCCGCTTGTTCACCGCAACAGCGCGGACATCGGCGTTGTTGACTGGGTTGTGTGCGCCCTGAAGGCGACCGCCGCGTCCGCCGCGCGCGACCTTGTTCTTCCCGTTGCGGACGGGCGGACGCGCCTGCTGGTTCTTATGAACGGCATCGGTCTTGAGGAGCGGTTTTCGGAATGGTTTGACCCTGAAAGAATCTTCACCGGCATCGCGTTCACCTGCATAAACAGGGGCGAGCCCGGAACGGTTCGCCACCTTGACTACGGCGCGGTTACGGTCGCCCATTTTCTCAATTCCGCCGGGCGCATAAAAGAGGCGCTCTCCCTTTGGGACGGGGCGAAGGTGGAGGTCAAAGCGGCGGAAAATTTCCTTCTTACGCGCTGGATTAAGCAGTGCTGGAACGTTCCGTTCAACGGGCTTGGGGTTGTGTGCGGCGGCGCGACAACGCAAACAATACTGGCAAGCCCCGCGCTGCGGGCGGAAGTCGGGAGCATACAGCGCGAGGTTGCGGAGATTGCAAACGCCGATTTGCGCGCGGCGGGAAGCCCCGACCGCATAGACGCGGACAGAACCGTCCGCGAGATGATGGAGTTCACCGAACGGATGGAGGATTACCGCTCAAGCACGATATTGGATTTTCTCTCCGGCGCGCCGATGGAGATAGACGCCATATTTTCCGAGACCGCGCGGCGCGCGGAAAAGCACGGGATTGCCGCCCCGCGCGCAACCCTTCTCGCCGCCGTTCTGGAAGCGATTGATGCTTCGCGCCGTTCCGCTTCTTAA
- a CDS encoding DUF4160 domain-containing protein: MPEITRFYGIVRKLFFGDHPPPHFHAVYGEYVGLFDIDTLEMIEGDMPGRAKSLIVEWGLINKAELKKMWESQEFRKLPPLE, from the coding sequence ATGCCGGAGATAACAAGATTTTATGGAATAGTAAGAAAGTTGTTTTTCGGAGACCACCCGCCGCCGCACTTTCATGCGGTCTATGGAGAATATGTCGGACTGTTTGATATTGATACACTTGAGATGATAGAAGGGGATATGCCCGGGAGGGCGAAATCTCTGATTGTTGAGTGGGGTCTCATAAACAAAGCCGAGTTGAAAAAGATGTGGGAAAGTCAGGAGTTTCGTAAATTGCCGCCCCTTGAGTGA